The DNA region GAGCCGAGTCTCGTAGTTTTCGTTGATCAGGTCGCTGATTTTTTCGTTCATCAAATTAAATTTATTGATCAGAATGCCGAATTCAAGGTCGTTCTGCTCCGGGATTTTGGTCGAAAACACGCCGCTCCCGGTCAGTTGAATCGCCACCAGCAGCTTCTTGATCGGGATCGTCAGCCAACCCGAAATCATGTAGGCGACGGCGATGGAAACGGCGATCAGCACGGCCGCGATGTACAAGCTGTACGTATGGACCAAAGGCAGATCGCTCAGCAGCCTGTCGTAAGGAACGACCAGAACGCTGATCCAACCGGTTATTTCCGACGTATCGTAACAGATCAGCATCTTTTTCCCGTTGACTTTGGAAATCGCCGTCCCGGTCCTGAATGCAATCGCTTTGTCCAGCCAACCCGCCGTTTCAATGTCCGTTAGCCTGGCGGTATCGGGATGAGCCACGATTTCTCCCTGCGGGGAAACGACGAACATGTAGGAGCCGTCGAGCGCCGTCTTGCCGGGCTGGGGCGAGCGAAAAAAGCTTTCGTTGAAGTTAATGAGCAGGACCGGATTCTCGGTGCGCGCTCCCCAGCTCTTGACCACGCCGTCCTGGACGATTGAGCTTTTCAGCAGTTGGGAGGCGGAGAAAACATAACGGTACCGCGGATCCAAGTCTCCGAGTTCCTCTTGGTCAAACTGCTTGGCAAAATCATACGTGGGAATCCAGATCAGTTTGCCGTCGGCCCGGAGCGTGTCCCGGTAGAGCTGCGATGCGTGCAGCTTGTCCGGTTTGACTGAGACGAAGGTCGGCCTGGAGGTCAGGATGGCCGTTCCGCCAAAGCTGTAATAGCCGGTGACAAGCTGAACGCTTTCGACGCTGGGCTCCGAGGCGTAATACGTGTTCAGAATCTCCGATACTTTTCGGTCCATTTGCAGAAGTTCCAGCAGATCCGTCGGGGCCGATCTGTCAAACAGTTGGAATAACTCCGGATCGGCCAGCAGCGACAGCGACTGGTCCTTGATCCGGCTTAGCACCATGTCGGTATATTGGTTGTTTTTCTGTACAACCTCCTGCATGCTGTCGCTGGCGTGCTTCAGAATGATGTCGGAGCTGGTCTTGTAGTAGGCATAACTGATGAGAATTATGGGGAACGTGATGAGGAAAACGTAGTAAACGATTAGTTTGGTCCGCAACTTGAGCCGGGCGAACCGGCGGAGAACGCGTTTCATGGCACGGTTACCCCCGCTTTTGGCGCAGGATGCGGATCGTCTTGCGGTACTCCTCCGGAGTCATCCCGAACTCTTTTTTAAACACTCGGTTGAAATACTTTACGTCCTGGTAACCCACCGCTTCGGCGATTTTGTAGACGCGTAAAGTTTCATGTTCCAACATGGCTTTGGCTTTGGATAAGCGGACTTGGTTCAGGTATACCGTGAAATTGATTTTCAGCTTGTTTTTGAAATATTGGCTAAAATAACCAGCGCTGAGTCCAAACTTCTGCGCCGTGGATTCGAGCGAAATGTCGGACCGGTAGTGTTCGTCGATGTAGGCCAGGCAGCGCTGAACGAGCTGATGGCGGTGATTTTCCTTCCATTCCTTGATCGTGCGGACAGCGCGAACCACCACTTCAAGCGCGCCGCCTTCCAATTGGGAATAGACGGCCGTATGCTCGGTCAAAACCTCGATCTCCCGCAAAAAATCGTCATGCAAGCTGCCTTCTCTGAGCAGGTCGTGATCTTCGATCATTTTGACGAGCAGCAGCTTGCATTTATCCCGCAAACGATGCGGCAGCGGGTAAGGAGGGGAGCGCCACTCGCGGAACATGCCGGCCAGCGCGGCTGTCACGGCCTGTTCGTCTCCGCTCCGCAGCGCCTCCTTCAGCGCGGTTTCCGCGGCGGAAGCCAGCGCCGGAATGCGTTCCCGGTCCAGCCTGCTGGCCCCGATCGCAAACACGGCTCGATCTTCCTCATAGAAATACTCCTGCCTGGCGAACCGCGCTTCGCGGACGCTGATGTGGGCTTCCTCCAGGAGACTATCCCTGCGGCTGCCGATCCCGGCCGATAGATGCCCCGCCCCGAACCGCAGCTCCGGTTCCTCAAAGACCTGCCCGGCCGCCTGCGGATCAACGCCATCGCCGAGCACGCAGATCAGTTCCTCGTCGTCATGTCCATTGACGAAGCAAAAGCAGCCGCCGTACCTGCGAAGCAAGGTTTGTACCCGCGACGCCTCTTCCGGCCCAAAGGAAGAATTCCGCTTTACGCTTACGGCTGCGCCTGCACCGGCAATTGGCAAGATCACCTTAAGCTCCCCCAGCCGATCGCCGCTTAGGGTGCCGTCGATCCACGATTGCAGCAGCTTGCCGCTGTACGCCGGCTCCATGCGGTCAATCCTGGCCGCCAGCTCCTGCTGCCTTAAACGGTCGCGCCGCTCCCGCTCGCTGATCTGCTCCGCCCGCGCAAACACCTCCTGCAGCTTGGCGGCATCAACCGGTTTCAGCAGATAGCCGAACGCTCCAAACGTAATCGCCTGCTGAGCATATTCGAAAAAATCGTACCCGCTCAGCACAACCACCTTTGTCCGGTTTGCCGGGTCTAGCTTTTCCATAAATTCCAGCCCGGTCATTTGCGGCATCCGGATATCCGTAAAGATGAGATCAAACACTCTCCTTTCACACAGACGCAAAGCCTCCTCGCCGCTGCGCGCGGAACTGACGGCGTCGCCCGGCCTCAGCTTGCCCAGCAGTTTGGTGAACCCGATCACATGGCCCGGCTCGTCGTCGACCAACAGAAAATGCAGCATCTTCCTCCCTCCTTATGCCTCATTCCAATAGAATAATTTGGTATGAAAGGGACTATTTCCTGCATCTTGCTCCAAAAAATCCCGCCAATCCTTTCAGCCTTTTACACCGCTCATCGCGATTCCCTCCACAAAATATCGCTGACCGACGAGAAACACCGCGAGCGAAGGCAATACGATGATGGCGGTCGCGGCCATCATCAGATGCCATTGCGCCGAATACGTGCCCTGAAACAAAGTGAGTCCCAGCATCAGCGTATAATTTTTTTCCGAGGAAATGAACACCATCGGAGCCAGATAATCGTTCCAGTTGGCCAGAAAAGTCAGCATGCCGACGACGATGAGCGACTGCTTGCCGAGCGGCATAATCACGTTCCAGTAAATCCGGAAATGTCCGGCCCCGTCCATTTTGGCCGCTTCGTCCATTTCCCGCGGGATCGTCAGAAAAAACTGGCGCAGCAGAAAGATGTTGAACACCCCTCCGCCGAACCAGGCCGGCGCAATCAGGGGAACGAGCGTATCGGTCAAATGGAGGGTTTTCCAGCCGAGAAAATGCGGAATCATCACGACGAAAAAAGGCATCATCAACCCTGTAAGAATAAAGCCGAATATTTTGTCTCTGCCTGGCCACGTAATCCGCGAAAAACTGTACGCGCACACCGAACTCGAAAGGACGACGCCGGCGATGGAAAGCGCCGTGACGACTGTACTGTTCCAGAAATAGCGGCCAAAAGGGTTGCTCGAAAGCGCTTTGGCGAAGTTGTCGAACCTTAGAGAGTCCGGCACGATGTCCGGCGGAATGGCAAACAGGCCGTCCATGCCCACGAACGCCGTTCGCAGCATCCAGTAGAAAGGAAAAACGAACACGAGCCCGCCCGCCGACAATACGGCATAAAGGCTCAAGCGGACGGCGATTTTGCGTATTTTCATCTCCCGCTTTCCCGCCCTTCGTAATAAACCAGCGAATTCGAAAATTTGAACAGGACGAACGTGCACAGCAGAACGACGAGGAACAATAAGGTTGCTACAGCGCTGGCCGTGCCGAACTTCGTAAACTGAAACCCTTCCTTGAACAAGTAATAAACGATCAGGTAACTGGCGTTGTCCGGTCCGCCCTGCGTCATGACCGCGGGTTGCACGAAGGTCTGAAACGCATTGATGAACCCGATGACCGTGTTGAAAAAAATGATCGAAGAGCTCATCGGCAGCGTAATGTACCAAATTTTGTGCATGGTGTTGCCGCCGTCCACCTCGACTGCCTCGTACAGCTGCGCCGGAATATTCTGCAACCCGGCCAGGAAGATCACCATCGTGTTCCCCGTCAACCACAGGCTGAAGAGGATCAAAGTCGGAATGACGGTGGTGTCCGAGGAGAGCCAGGAAAACTTGGGCAAATGGAATAAACCAAGCCCATAATTGACGATTCCGAAATCCGGCTGCAGCATCCACAGCCAGATGATCGACGACGCGGCCAGCGGGATCACGACCGGCAGGTAAAACAAACCGCGGAAAAACGCCCTTCCTTTGATTTTACCGTTAAGCAACAGCGCCAGGAGAAAGGAAAACGCGATGCCCAGCGGAACGCTGACGAACACGTAATACAGCGTGCTGACCGCGGCGTCGTAAAAAAGCGGTTCCTTGCCGCTGAATAGCCGCGCGAAATTCTCCAAACCCACGAACTTGGGGCTCCCGACCATGCTGTACTCGGTAAACCCTAGCAAAAATGTGAATATAAGCGGACCCAGCACAAATATCAGGTAGCCAAGCAGCACTGGAGAAGCAAACAGCAAGCCGTATTTCAGTTCCTTTCTCCTTCGCCTCCGGGCGCCTTGCAAGGGATCGAACGCCGCTTGACGTGATGTTTCAGCGACAGATCTCATAAGCCTCTCCTCCCGGCTTGCCGAGCGCGCGCGGCTCTGATACGGACCAAACGTACCCGACGCGCGCCTCCCCTATGCCGCCGGTTTCTCTATTTGCCGTAACGGCCCTGGATTTCCGGCTGGACCTTGGAAGCGACCTCTTTCATGGCTTCTTCGGCCGATTGTTTGCCGAGCCACACGGGGTCCAGCGCGGAAAACGCCAAGGAGCTGACCTTGCCGAAGTTTTTCACGTAATATACCGGCGATGGCGTGCTGTTGTTCAGCAGGTTGGTCAGGAAAGCATCCTTGAAGCCTGACGGGTGCGACGGATTGTTTTCCGCCCACTGGGCGACAAGCTCGGGATCGGTGTACCATTTCTTGAGCGTCGGCATCCACAGGCCGTCCCGATATAGGTTTAACGCGCCGGAAGGGTCGGCGAGGAATTTGGTGAGCAGCCACGTTTCTTCCGGATGTTTCGTCGATTTGAACATGGCGCTGACGCCGCTGATGCCCATGGCAACGCTGCGCTTCATCTTCGGAAGGACGCCGATATCGTAATTGACCTCGGCCGCCCCGAGATCGAGATTGATCCATTGCCCGTGCATACTCATCGCCACCAGCTTGGATTGCAAAGCGACCGCCTGCGACGGGATCGACTTGGCCTGCACCGGGTTGGGCGCGACATGGTGAACGTTGATCAGGTCGGCCAACCGCTGGATCGCTTCCACCGCTTCCGGCTGATCGAGAGCGAACTTCGTCCCGTCCTCCGAAACGAGGTCGCCTTCGTTGTTGACGATGTGCGCCATCACCGGACCGTACCAGCTCTCGAACGAAACGCCGAATTGCTTGATATTGTCCTTATCGAAGCCCGGATCCGCGGCGTTTTTACCGTTTTTGTCGATCGTCAGCTGCTTGGCGGCTTCCACGAACTGGTCCCACGTCCAGGCGTCCTCCGCTTTGGCTGGAGGCATTTCCACGCCGGCCTCCTCGAACAAGTCCTTATTGTAAAACAGCGCGAACGTTTCGCCCGCCGTGCTGATGCCCCAAGTGTAATTCGGATCGTCGCCGTTGAACCAGATATAGTCGAGGAAGTCCTCTTTTTTCAGCTCCGTATCCTTGGCGAACATCTCGTTGAAGTTGATGAATTTCCCTTCCTTTTGCCAGGCCTCTCCCAGCTCCCCATGCACATAACCGGCATCCGGCGTTTCGCCCGCCGCAACCATCGCGGTAAGCTTGGTATCGTAATCGCTTTCAGGAATATGCACGGCGTTGACGGTAATCCAGGGATATTTCTCGGTGAACTTTTTCGTCGCCTCCTCCAGGGCCTTCTTCTCCTGCGGGCTTCCCCAGAACGTGTACTTCAGCGTTACGGGTTCCTTGTCTGTACCTTCGTTCGCCGGGCCGGCCGTTTCCGCCGCGGATTCGCTCCCGTTTGACGGATTGGCGGTATTGGGGGAAACGCCTTGATTGCCGTTAATGCTGCTGCTGTTAACGCTATTGCCGCCTCCGCAGCCCGCAAGCGCCACTGCCGCAACAAAGATCAGTACGCCAAGCAACATCGGCAGTTTTCGGATGTTTGCCATTTCCTTATCCCTTCCTCCCTGCATCTTGTGCAATTCGTTCATCCTGCTCATCCTCTTCATCCTCTTCACGCTGAGTGGATACCTTAGGAGCAAGTTGGTTTCATTATAATGTTAACGCTGCCATTGTAAAATTATAGATTTTTCAGATAAGTGGACATTTTTTAGTTATACGCTTTGCCGGAAGCGAAAAAAGAAAAAACCGCCAGAGATATGAGCCCTGCGGTCCTTTGAGAATTCTTTACAACTAAACTTAAAAAACGGCGTATGACAAAGTAATCGGGCTAGAATCGGGTGTACATCAACACCAAAAGCTCAAGTGGAAATATAAGAGCAAAAAACGGCGTTATTTCTGCGATATCCGTCAGCTTGGGAGATATAGAGACAATTTATGTCGCTATTTTCCTACGCTGCGAGGAAAGGCTGCCCATTCTGGACCGTTTATAGAAAAATAAGTACAAAAATTGCCGCTAATGAGCTGACATAGACTATAAATCCGGATTATAAGTACGTAAATTGCCGTTATTTTGAAGGCCGAGATTGTTCGTTCCGTTTTAGGTCGGGCAAAGCTTAAAGCTCATTTTTAGAAAAGATCTTAATCGACATAGCTATAGAAATACCTAAAATCATAACAACAAGAGTAATTAATATCAGGTATTTCATGCCCTCCGGCAGGTTTGAAAAAATGGTGAGATCCATTCCCGAAACTATGTTATAAATCAGAGGTGTTCCAAATGAAGCCGCAAAAAGTATAATCATAAAAGCATATTTGGTTTTTTCCACTCCGAATTTAAATTGAAAAGGAGTATATATTCCGTATATGACAACGTGTATTAATAAAGTCATCAAAATCGCAAAAGGAGTGATTGAGGGAATCGATGGCATCATCAAGGTGGTCAAACCATATACAACGCAACAACAAACAAAAACCAGCAGAAAGTGGATATACTTAGCCACAACAATATCGCTGCGCGAAAAAGGAGCGGCACACAGCAAAGCATTAACCTTTGGATATTTCAGCTCTATCATTGCGACATACTGCCCTAATATTAACTCAGCAAAAATGACCGTAAGCATAAAAGAGCCGACACCCAAGATTTCTGGACTGCGACTTGCAATAAATAGAGGTAGCCCGATAACCATTGCCATAATAATGAGAAAGAAATTTTTGGATAATAGAAAATCTTTCTTAACCAACTGCGGAATCATCCTTTTAGCCCCCTTTCAATATAAGCCAACATAATGTTCTCAATAGTGGGCCGTTCAATCACAATATCAGACATCATTTGTTGAACATCCGGCAAATGCTTTGTGATGCCGGTAAAACTATAATTTGTAGCTTGAAGATTCAGAAACAGAGATCTATTTTTGCTGTTTAACGCATTAATATCGCCCTTTACGACATGATGGCCCTCAAGCAAGGTGTCTTTTTCTTGCTCAAAAATGATTTTCCCTTGATCGATCAGGATGAGCATATCGGCAACCTTATCTAAATCAGAGGTAATATGCGTTGAAAAAAAGACTCCTTTGCCCTCCTGTTTCATGTAATCCTTGATTATTGCTAAAAGTTGACTCCTTATCAAAGGATCAAGACCGCTTGTTGGCTCATCCATTATAAGCAAATCAGCTTCGTGGGAAAGGGCTAGAGCCAAAGCGTATTTCATGCGCATACCTTTTGACAGCGTCGCAATCTTTTGCCGGGAATTCAAAGAGAAGCTCTCCATGTATTCCTTAAAGGTTTTATCATTCCATTTGGAATAAGCTGGAGCGATAACGCTTTTCATTTCAGCCATTGTCAAATCATCATAGAAACTGCCTCCATCCAACACAACGCCAATACGATTTTTTAGCTCCCTTTCATGTTTATCCAATTCTTTCCCAAATACTTTTACTGTTCCAGAGCGTCTTTGTACAAGGCCCAGGATGGTTTTAATTGTAGTAGTTTTCCCAGCTCCATTAATACCGATAAACCCGGTGATACACCCCTCCGGCAAAGAGAAACTCACATTTTCTAAAGAAAAATCCCGATATGACTTACAAAGTCCTGAAACTTCCAAAATGTTATTCATCGTCTAAATCTCCTCGTACAATATTTCCATCATTGCGTTTAGTTCTTCTTTGCTAATATTAAGCATTTTTGCCGTCTGTATCATATCCTGCATCTTTTGTTCAACAAGGCGTCGCTTGGAATCTCGAAGAATTTCCAAATTTTGGGCCGAAACAAATGTACCAATTCCAACTTGACTTACAACAAAACCTTCTTTTTCCATTTCGTCATATACCCGTCTAATAGTTAGTACGCTAACCTTTAAGTCATTTGCAAAGCTACGAATGGAGGGAAGCAAGTCACCTTCAACCAACTCGCCCTGAAAAATCGCATCTTTTATTTGGTCTTTAATTTGCTGATATAGCGGAACGTCTGATGTATTAGATATGAGGATTTTCATCTTATCAGCCATCTTTCCTTTAGTGTGTATTACTACAATACACATTAAACACTTAATGCACTATCCTGTCAATATAAGATCGCTCATGCCGAAAGTGGATATATATAAGATTAAGGCCGCAATCCCATTTGGTTGCGGCCTCAACAGCAAAAGCACAACTCTTCTATTCCGTTCCCGCTTTCAAGGCTTCGCTCATCGAAACGGCATGGACTTTTTTTCTGCAAAGCAGCTTCGACAGCTCATTGGAGAACATGACAATGACGAATCCAACCCCGATGTAAAGCGGGTCAATGATCACCGGCATGGCAAAAGGAGCGCTGTTTTCAATGGCTTTCATCCAGTCTCCCATAGCGGCAAAACTGAGCAATATGCCCAGGATATATCCAGCCGCGACGACTACCGTGGAACTGTTAAGGACCAGGGAATTGACTTCCTTTTTCCGGTATCCGAAGTCCTTCATGAGCGAAATCGTACTCTTGTTTTCCTCAATGATCATGGAGGTTACGACATAAATGATCATCATTCCGATGAGAAACGCCACCTCCGCAACGAATACGACCATGGATGCCAGAGGCGAAATGGTGGTCCCGTAGGTTTGGTTTACCTGCTGCAGAAGCTGCAAGATGCTGCGGGACGTATCGAAATCCAGCGCACCGGTCGGCTCGTCGCACAGCAGCAGCTGCGGATTTTTGACGATCGCCCTGGCAATGGAAACCCTTTGTTGCTCGCCGCCGGAGAGCTCCCTGGGGAAGCGGTGTTTTTTATCCTTTATTCTCACCGCCGCTAAAACCTCGTCCGTATTCAGAGGGAATTTGCTGATATTGGAAACCACTTCAATGTTTTCGGCAACGGTAAGATTGGGCACCAGGTTGTAAAACTGGAAAACGAAACCGATATTTTCGCGCCTATAATCGGTCAGCTTGTCGGCATTCAACCGGCTGATCTCGGTCCCGCCGACGATCACCCTGCCGCTGTCGCCGCGATCGATCCCGCCGAGGATATTCATCAGCGTGGATTTTCCTGAGCCCGAAGGTCCAAGGATCACGCCGATCTCTCCTTTTTCCAGCTGCATCCCGATTCCTTTTAAAACTTCGGTTTTGACCACGTCCGTTGTATAGCTTTTCTTTAGGTTGGCGACATCAATAAACATAACGGGGCCCCTCCTTTTACCGGTATAAGGCTGTCCGCAGAATTTGCAGATACTCCTCGAGCCCTTTGACCAGTTCATCAGAATGTGCTTTGTAGGCGGCGATATCATCGCCATACCGGAATTGACTGTCGAGCAGACCGTTTATCGTCCATATCATGATGTTTTTCGCCTTTTCCTCATCGATGCCTTCCTTAAACAACGTTCTGTCATTATGGGATCTTTGGCAGACTTGCTGTATCGCAAGCAAGGGAGAATTCAACAAATCGCCGGGCAGCCCCTCCGGAAATACTTCTTTCATGGCGGCATAAGCTTTTGTCAGAACGCCGATTTCAAGCGGGTATTGGGAAGACAGTTCAACCTTCAGCTTTGATACTCTTCTGATATTTTCAAGAAAGTCGCAGCTTTCTGAAATAACCTTTTCATATTCGGCAATAATCAGGTCCGAAGCATATTTAATGAGAAACAGAAAAAAACCTCTTTTGGACCCAAAGTAATGAAACAACAGGCCCTTGGATATCCCCGCCTCCTTCACGATGACATCGGTGCTCGCCGCCGTATAACCTTTGGAAAACTCCTTTAGTGCCGCATCGATGATACGCTCGCGTCTTTCTTCTTCCATCGTCATAAACTTATGTTCCTTAACGTCGTATTCTTTGACAAACTCGGAATCATCCGTTCTTCTAGCCAGCTTCTTCACCTCATTCAGAAGTTTGATTGACTTGAAGTCAATATATTGGCGAATACAAATTTGCTCCAAAAAAAGATGGTGCAGCCTCACAGCCACACCATTTCCCGTATATGAGTATTTCCTTATATAGTTCAACTATGCCGAGGATTCCTTTAACGAAGGTTTGCCCGCTTCAAGCAATACCCGGTTTCGGCCCAAAAACACCGAGAGAATCAGCATCAGCAAACCGGTACCGATCAGCAGCCACTCGATTTGAATGACGTCGGCGATCGGGCCG from Paenibacillus macerans includes:
- a CDS encoding sensor histidine kinase, whose product is MKRVLRRFARLKLRTKLIVYYVFLITFPIILISYAYYKTSSDIILKHASDSMQEVVQKNNQYTDMVLSRIKDQSLSLLADPELFQLFDRSAPTDLLELLQMDRKVSEILNTYYASEPSVESVQLVTGYYSFGGTAILTSRPTFVSVKPDKLHASQLYRDTLRADGKLIWIPTYDFAKQFDQEELGDLDPRYRYVFSASQLLKSSIVQDGVVKSWGARTENPVLLINFNESFFRSPQPGKTALDGSYMFVVSPQGEIVAHPDTARLTDIETAGWLDKAIAFRTGTAISKVNGKKMLICYDTSEITGWISVLVVPYDRLLSDLPLVHTYSLYIAAVLIAVSIAVAYMISGWLTIPIKKLLVAIQLTGSGVFSTKIPEQNDLEFGILINKFNLMNEKISDLINENYETRLREKEAEIMALNLQLNPHFLYNTLNVINWMALERNEEEISKMLVCLSTMLQYTVKNKRELVAFGDDIAWLKSYLHIMEQRYCGVFEARYELDLIPPDCKVPKMFLQPIVENAIIHGFALRTSGGLLRITGHEAEGALVFTVEDNGQGMDEETLASALNPEAPGVGMANVLNRIKLLYGEAYGVKIRSARDQGTRVTVRLPKRT
- a CDS encoding response regulator, whose protein sequence is MLHFLLVDDEPGHVIGFTKLLGKLRPGDAVSSARSGEEALRLCERRVFDLIFTDIRMPQMTGLEFMEKLDPANRTKVVVLSGYDFFEYAQQAITFGAFGYLLKPVDAAKLQEVFARAEQISERERRDRLRQQELAARIDRMEPAYSGKLLQSWIDGTLSGDRLGELKVILPIAGAGAAVSVKRNSSFGPEEASRVQTLLRRYGGCFCFVNGHDDEELICVLGDGVDPQAAGQVFEEPELRFGAGHLSAGIGSRRDSLLEEAHISVREARFARQEYFYEEDRAVFAIGASRLDRERIPALASAAETALKEALRSGDEQAVTAALAGMFREWRSPPYPLPHRLRDKCKLLLVKMIEDHDLLREGSLHDDFLREIEVLTEHTAVYSQLEGGALEVVVRAVRTIKEWKENHRHQLVQRCLAYIDEHYRSDISLESTAQKFGLSAGYFSQYFKNKLKINFTVYLNQVRLSKAKAMLEHETLRVYKIAEAVGYQDVKYFNRVFKKEFGMTPEEYRKTIRILRQKRG
- a CDS encoding carbohydrate ABC transporter permease — protein: MKIRKIAVRLSLYAVLSAGGLVFVFPFYWMLRTAFVGMDGLFAIPPDIVPDSLRFDNFAKALSSNPFGRYFWNSTVVTALSIAGVVLSSSVCAYSFSRITWPGRDKIFGFILTGLMMPFFVVMIPHFLGWKTLHLTDTLVPLIAPAWFGGGVFNIFLLRQFFLTIPREMDEAAKMDGAGHFRIYWNVIMPLGKQSLIVVGMLTFLANWNDYLAPMVFISSEKNYTLMLGLTLFQGTYSAQWHLMMAATAIIVLPSLAVFLVGQRYFVEGIAMSGVKG
- a CDS encoding carbohydrate ABC transporter permease, translating into MRSVAETSRQAAFDPLQGARRRRRKELKYGLLFASPVLLGYLIFVLGPLIFTFLLGFTEYSMVGSPKFVGLENFARLFSGKEPLFYDAAVSTLYYVFVSVPLGIAFSFLLALLLNGKIKGRAFFRGLFYLPVVIPLAASSIIWLWMLQPDFGIVNYGLGLFHLPKFSWLSSDTTVIPTLILFSLWLTGNTMVIFLAGLQNIPAQLYEAVEVDGGNTMHKIWYITLPMSSSIIFFNTVIGFINAFQTFVQPAVMTQGGPDNASYLIVYYLFKEGFQFTKFGTASAVATLLFLVVLLCTFVLFKFSNSLVYYEGRESGR
- a CDS encoding ABC transporter substrate-binding protein, whose amino-acid sequence is MNELHKMQGGRDKEMANIRKLPMLLGVLIFVAAVALAGCGGGNSVNSSSINGNQGVSPNTANPSNGSESAAETAGPANEGTDKEPVTLKYTFWGSPQEKKALEEATKKFTEKYPWITVNAVHIPESDYDTKLTAMVAAGETPDAGYVHGELGEAWQKEGKFINFNEMFAKDTELKKEDFLDYIWFNGDDPNYTWGISTAGETFALFYNKDLFEEAGVEMPPAKAEDAWTWDQFVEAAKQLTIDKNGKNAADPGFDKDNIKQFGVSFESWYGPVMAHIVNNEGDLVSEDGTKFALDQPEAVEAIQRLADLINVHHVAPNPVQAKSIPSQAVALQSKLVAMSMHGQWINLDLGAAEVNYDIGVLPKMKRSVAMGISGVSAMFKSTKHPEETWLLTKFLADPSGALNLYRDGLWMPTLKKWYTDPELVAQWAENNPSHPSGFKDAFLTNLLNNSTPSPVYYVKNFGKVSSLAFSALDPVWLGKQSAEEAMKEVASKVQPEIQGRYGK
- a CDS encoding ABC-2 transporter permease, which gives rise to MIPQLVKKDFLLSKNFFLIIMAMVIGLPLFIASRSPEILGVGSFMLTVIFAELILGQYVAMIELKYPKVNALLCAAPFSRSDIVVAKYIHFLLVFVCCCVVYGLTTLMMPSIPSITPFAILMTLLIHVVIYGIYTPFQFKFGVEKTKYAFMIILFAASFGTPLIYNIVSGMDLTIFSNLPEGMKYLILITLVVMILGISIAMSIKIFSKNEL
- a CDS encoding ABC transporter ATP-binding protein; this translates as MNNILEVSGLCKSYRDFSLENVSFSLPEGCITGFIGINGAGKTTTIKTILGLVQRRSGTVKVFGKELDKHERELKNRIGVVLDGGSFYDDLTMAEMKSVIAPAYSKWNDKTFKEYMESFSLNSRQKIATLSKGMRMKYALALALSHEADLLIMDEPTSGLDPLIRSQLLAIIKDYMKQEGKGVFFSTHITSDLDKVADMLILIDQGKIIFEQEKDTLLEGHHVVKGDINALNSKNRSLFLNLQATNYSFTGITKHLPDVQQMMSDIVIERPTIENIMLAYIERGLKG
- a CDS encoding GntR family transcriptional regulator; the encoded protein is MKILISNTSDVPLYQQIKDQIKDAIFQGELVEGDLLPSIRSFANDLKVSVLTIRRVYDEMEKEGFVVSQVGIGTFVSAQNLEILRDSKRRLVEQKMQDMIQTAKMLNISKEELNAMMEILYEEI
- a CDS encoding ABC transporter ATP-binding protein/permease; translation: MFIDVANLKKSYTTDVVKTEVLKGIGMQLEKGEIGVILGPSGSGKSTLMNILGGIDRGDSGRVIVGGTEISRLNADKLTDYRRENIGFVFQFYNLVPNLTVAENIEVVSNISKFPLNTDEVLAAVRIKDKKHRFPRELSGGEQQRVSIARAIVKNPQLLLCDEPTGALDFDTSRSILQLLQQVNQTYGTTISPLASMVVFVAEVAFLIGMMIIYVVTSMIIEENKSTISLMKDFGYRKKEVNSLVLNSSTVVVAAGYILGILLSFAAMGDWMKAIENSAPFAMPVIIDPLYIGVGFVIVMFSNELSKLLCRKKVHAVSMSEALKAGTE
- a CDS encoding TetR/AcrR family transcriptional regulator → MTMEEERRERIIDAALKEFSKGYTAASTDVIVKEAGISKGLLFHYFGSKRGFFLFLIKYASDLIIAEYEKVISESCDFLENIRRVSKLKVELSSQYPLEIGVLTKAYAAMKEVFPEGLPGDLLNSPLLAIQQVCQRSHNDRTLFKEGIDEEKAKNIMIWTINGLLDSQFRYGDDIAAYKAHSDELVKGLEEYLQILRTALYR